GTATCATAGTTATCTTTAACGAATTTCAAAATATTTTCGGTTGTTAGTTGTTTATTTTCCACTGAACCAAGTGCCGAAATAATTAGTCGTTGAATTGTCTTGTCCCACCACCCGTGTTCATTTAGGGCAATGTGATGGATAAGAGATGCTATTTCTTTGGGTAAAGTTTTTGTCATTTGTTAAACGTCAATTTTAATGTTCTTTTTGCAGAATCTAATTATTTAAGACTTAACGAGTGAAATATGCTACATCTGGTTATATAAAATATCACCAGATGTATATACGCAATTATAAAAATTTGAATCTGTACATTTCCGAGCTACGAAAAGAGTCACCCCCTCACCCCAACAACACCAACATCTCCGAATAGTCCGAACCTTCGTAAATCTCTATCATTTCGTAGGTATACCCCAAATCCCGCCAAACGCCTGCATCCAAACGCCGCTTGAAAGTCGCATAACTCACCCAGTCGGTTAGCCCTTCTTTTTTCCTGATCTCCACGTACAGCCCGTGCAGTAGTTTGCAGTTTGTAAGACCCACTACTGCGCCCGTATGGACGTTCCTGACCGTATATCTGTGATGTTTTTTCAATGTCATAAAAATAAAAAAAAATACCAAAAAGCACAACAAAATACTATGACTTATAATATTTATAAATTGTTTTCATTTTGCAAATATTAATCAAATATTTGCAAAACAAGCATCATAATCAATGAGAGCATTCAATCATGTGGCGGGCGGTTTGGCGTTTACGGGTATTTTTTCCAGCTTTTCCGACATCAATATTTTTGCCCAACCGTCCTTTATCGCGGGTACCGTTATCTTTTCGCAGTTGCCCGACATTGATCATACCCGCAGTACCATAGGAAAGGCCGTTTATCCCGTTGCTCAGTGGGTTTCCCGCAGGTACGGCCACCGTACCATCACGCACAGCCTGCCGTTTTTTATCGGCATTTTGGTCATTATCAAAACCCTCGAAAAACTCTTTTCGGTACCGCCCGAATGGTCCACCATCGCAGGCTACGCCATCGGATCACATCTCATTTTTGATGCCTGTACCAAACAGGGTGTACCGTTGATGTACCCGTTTAGCAAACGCCCGTTTGTCGTTCCCGCCAATCCCGACATGCGGCTTTCGGCCAGCGACTACCGAGCCGAGGCCATTATTTTTCTGATGTTTTGCGGTACGCTCATGTTTTGTCAACCCTTATTCATGAACGGTTTTTGGACGCAGTACAACCGTACGTTCATGACCTGGGAGCACATCGATCGGGAGTTTTCAAGAAGCCCCAACGCCTTAGAAGTTACGTTCAGGTTTCAGGACGGCCGCACCGAAACAGGTATCTTTCTGAAACCCAACGGCACCAAAAACGTGATTCTTTCCCGAAAACGGGAGTTTTTGATTTTCGATCAGGACGAAGCCAAGCCCGTCGACTTTCACCGCACCAAGTGGAAAGTCTACGAAACCCAAAAGCAGCTATTCAACGTCACGGCCGACAGTCTCAACCGCTGGCTTTCGCTGCCGTGCCTTTCGGCCCAAGCCCAAAGCCTGACAGAATTTTTTTGGTTTGACGGGCCGCTCCTCAAAGCGGGAAAGTTTGCCGATTTCAAGTATTCCAAAGGCGTTTCCATTTCCACCAATACCCAAGACGTA
Above is a window of Runella slithyformis DSM 19594 DNA encoding:
- a CDS encoding metal-dependent hydrolase — protein: MRAFNHVAGGLAFTGIFSSFSDINIFAQPSFIAGTVIFSQLPDIDHTRSTIGKAVYPVAQWVSRRYGHRTITHSLPFFIGILVIIKTLEKLFSVPPEWSTIAGYAIGSHLIFDACTKQGVPLMYPFSKRPFVVPANPDMRLSASDYRAEAIIFLMFCGTLMFCQPLFMNGFWTQYNRTFMTWEHIDREFSRSPNALEVTFRFQDGRTETGIFLKPNGTKNVILSRKREFLIFDQDEAKPVDFHRTKWKVYETQKQLFNVTADSLNRWLSLPCLSAQAQSLTEFFWFDGPLLKAGKFADFKYSKGVSISTNTQDVETIQTQIQLKQLQKDEEQTKYLQSRALWLALFTRLQSLRDELPHAGNFRKGEIIAELESLTKRIQESPEPIAPNLTRYDLEIKLLQQSLKPQTLNANINYVTVN